A single region of the Streptomyces vilmorinianum genome encodes:
- a CDS encoding helix-turn-helix domain-containing protein yields MTTACRLCRLPEPLRSTMETALSHLHTLTARERQILAQLVASQESDELSRAMGISVRTVKFHVANLRQKLGGLSRFQLCLVGVFDLMDLADCPEHRSAHDARAGFVPAA; encoded by the coding sequence ATGACGACCGCATGCAGACTGTGCCGTCTCCCGGAGCCGCTGCGCTCCACGATGGAGACGGCCTTGTCGCACCTGCACACCCTCACCGCCAGGGAACGCCAGATCCTCGCCCAGCTCGTCGCCTCTCAGGAGTCCGATGAACTCTCCCGGGCGATGGGGATCTCGGTGCGGACGGTGAAATTCCACGTCGCCAACCTGCGGCAGAAGCTGGGCGGGCTGAGCCGGTTCCAGCTGTGCCTGGTCGGCGTGTTCGATCTGATGGACCTCGCGGACTGCCCCGAACACCGCTCCGCGCACGACGCCCGCGCCGGGTTCGTGCCGGCGGCCTGA
- the gltX gene encoding glutamate--tRNA ligase, with translation MANANVRVRFCPSPTGNPHVGLVRTALFNWAFARHNQGTMVFRIEDTDAARDSEESYDQLLDSMRWLGLDWDEGPETGGPHEPYRQSQRMDIYQDVAEKLLAGGYAYHCFCTAVELEARRDAARLAGKPSGYDGTCRNLSTERIERYRAEGRESIVRFKMPDEPITFTDLVRGELTFTPDNVPDYGIVRANGAPLYTLVNPVDDALMEITHVLRGEDLLSSTPRQIALYKALIELGVAKEIPAFGHLPYVMGEGNKKLSKRDPQASLNLYRERGFLPEGLLNYLSLLGWSFSADEDIFTIEQMVEKFDIADVNANPARFDLKKAESINADHIRMLDVKAFAAACEPWLKAPHANWAPEDFDRAAWEAIAPHAQTRLTVLSDITANVDFLFLPEPVFDQPSWDKAMKGEPAALLTTARAKLETADWSDPESLKNAVLAAGEEHGLKLGKAQAPVRVAVTGRTVGLPLFESLEILGKEKTLARIDAALAKLAA, from the coding sequence GTGGCTAACGCGAACGTCCGCGTACGTTTCTGTCCCTCCCCGACCGGCAACCCCCACGTGGGCCTGGTCCGCACCGCCCTGTTCAACTGGGCCTTCGCCCGGCACAACCAGGGCACCATGGTCTTCCGTATCGAGGACACCGACGCGGCGCGCGACTCCGAGGAGTCGTACGACCAGCTGCTCGACTCGATGCGCTGGCTCGGTCTCGACTGGGACGAGGGCCCGGAGACCGGCGGCCCCCACGAGCCGTACCGCCAGTCGCAGCGGATGGACATCTACCAGGACGTCGCCGAGAAGCTGCTCGCCGGCGGGTACGCCTACCACTGCTTCTGCACCGCCGTGGAGCTGGAGGCCCGTCGCGACGCCGCCCGCCTGGCCGGCAAGCCCTCGGGCTACGACGGCACCTGCCGCAACCTGAGTACCGAGCGCATCGAGCGCTACCGCGCCGAGGGCCGCGAGTCGATCGTCCGCTTCAAGATGCCCGACGAGCCGATCACCTTCACCGACCTGGTCCGCGGCGAACTGACCTTCACCCCGGACAACGTCCCGGACTACGGCATCGTGCGCGCCAACGGCGCCCCGCTGTACACCCTGGTCAACCCGGTCGACGACGCGCTCATGGAGATCACCCACGTCCTGCGCGGCGAGGACCTGCTCTCCTCCACCCCGCGCCAGATCGCGCTCTACAAGGCGCTGATCGAGCTGGGCGTCGCCAAGGAGATCCCCGCCTTCGGCCACCTGCCGTACGTGATGGGCGAGGGCAACAAGAAGCTCTCCAAGCGCGACCCGCAGGCCTCCCTCAACCTCTACCGGGAGCGCGGCTTCCTCCCCGAGGGCCTCCTGAACTACCTGTCCCTCCTGGGCTGGTCGTTCTCGGCGGACGAGGACATCTTCACCATCGAGCAGATGGTCGAGAAGTTCGACATCGCCGACGTCAACGCCAACCCGGCGCGCTTCGACCTCAAGAAGGCCGAGTCGATCAACGCCGACCACATCCGCATGCTGGACGTGAAGGCGTTCGCCGCGGCCTGCGAGCCCTGGCTGAAGGCCCCGCACGCCAACTGGGCGCCCGAGGACTTCGACCGCGCCGCCTGGGAGGCCATCGCCCCGCACGCCCAGACCCGCCTGACCGTCCTCTCGGACATCACGGCCAACGTGGACTTCCTCTTCCTGCCCGAGCCGGTCTTCGACCAGCCCTCGTGGGACAAGGCCATGAAGGGCGAGCCGGCCGCACTCCTGACGACCGCCCGCGCCAAGCTGGAGACGGCCGACTGGAGCGACCCGGAGTCCCTCAAGAACGCGGTCCTGGCCGCGGGCGAGGAGCACGGACTGAAGCTCGGCAAGGCCCAGGCCCCGGTCCGTGTCGCGGTCACCGGCCGCACGGTCGGCCTGCCGCTCTTCGAGTCCCTGGAGATCCTGGGCAAGGAGAAGACCCTGGCCCGCATCGACGCCGCGCTGGCGAAGCTGGCGGCGTAA
- a CDS encoding fumarylacetoacetate hydrolase family protein produces MRIARFSIDGNVAFGAVEGEGTVDSGGLVLDIIKGIPYTDFELSGTKVPLSKVRLLPPVLPNKIVAIGRNYAEHAAELGHEIPEVPVAFFKPTTSVIGPGDAIEYPSFSNELHHEAELAVVIGRMCREVPRERVKDVIFGYTCANDVTARDTQAREKQWARAKGFDTSCPLGPWVETELDPSDLAIQATVNGEQRQLGRTSDMIRSIEDLVVHITEAMTLLPGDVILTGTPAGVGPLNVGDEVAVTIEGIGTLTNKVIKRG; encoded by the coding sequence GTGCGCATCGCCAGATTCTCCATCGACGGCAATGTCGCCTTCGGCGCCGTCGAGGGCGAGGGAACCGTCGACTCCGGCGGCCTGGTCCTCGACATCATCAAGGGCATCCCGTACACCGACTTCGAGCTCAGCGGCACCAAGGTCCCGCTCAGCAAGGTACGGCTCCTGCCCCCCGTGCTCCCCAACAAGATCGTGGCCATCGGCCGCAACTACGCGGAGCACGCCGCCGAACTCGGCCACGAGATCCCGGAGGTCCCCGTCGCCTTCTTCAAGCCGACCACCTCGGTGATCGGCCCCGGCGACGCCATCGAGTACCCCTCCTTCTCCAACGAGCTCCACCACGAGGCCGAACTGGCCGTGGTCATCGGCCGCATGTGCCGCGAGGTCCCGCGCGAGCGGGTCAAGGACGTCATCTTCGGCTACACCTGCGCCAACGACGTCACCGCCCGCGACACACAGGCGCGCGAGAAGCAGTGGGCCCGGGCCAAGGGCTTCGACACCAGCTGCCCCCTGGGCCCCTGGGTCGAGACCGAGCTCGACCCGAGCGACCTCGCCATCCAGGCCACGGTCAACGGTGAACAGCGCCAGCTCGGTCGTACGAGCGACATGATCCGCTCCATCGAGGACCTGGTCGTCCACATCACCGAGGCCATGACACTGCTCCCGGGCGACGTCATCCTCACCGGTACCCCCGCCGGAGTCGGACCGCTCAACGTCGGCGACGAGGTCGCCGTCACCATCGAAGGCATCGGCACTCTCACCAACAAGGTGATCAAGCGTGGCTAA
- a CDS encoding peptidoglycan-binding protein: MTQDEDTAMAVEQPGRTEPTGPVPGPSGVAGRRRWVAVVAVGAVLATLGGLGAALLVKSPAQAAAEAAPPAPDVLTAPVEHRVLTSSVITRGEVVAGQTVDVVPQVAAGEGAARAVITKIPVRPGDAVRAGRVLMEVSGRPVFTLEGSLPVYRDLRPGATGDDVRQLQRALRQLGHSTAPDTAGRFGSGTKAALNSFYRSVGYDPVPAQEGEGDLVEDARTQVTMAERALEDAEGTPEAPTDAGAGAGDDGDSRRKAVTRAREDLAAALKKLTAAEEAAGPMLPAAEVVFLKSFPARVDSVSAKVGGEATGTAMKLSAGRLVVQAHVPEYQKDLIRPGSAAEIYSEVTGASAKGRVASVSDAPVQAGTTGGEAQGSQGDAAQAGSGATGWLVEITPGTPLNADLTGQDVRVTVIAASTEGKALVVPITAISSGADGRTTVTVVGAAGDRRRVEVRAGTAGDGFVAVTPSAGGTLAPGDQVITGVSREGTSP, translated from the coding sequence ATGACGCAGGACGAGGACACCGCGATGGCCGTGGAGCAGCCGGGCCGCACGGAGCCGACCGGGCCCGTACCGGGACCGAGCGGGGTGGCCGGCCGCCGCCGGTGGGTGGCCGTCGTCGCCGTGGGCGCCGTGCTCGCCACGCTTGGGGGACTGGGGGCCGCGCTGCTGGTGAAGTCGCCCGCACAGGCGGCCGCGGAGGCCGCGCCGCCCGCCCCGGACGTGCTGACCGCGCCCGTGGAACACCGGGTGCTCACCTCGTCGGTCATCACCCGCGGCGAAGTGGTGGCCGGTCAGACGGTCGACGTGGTGCCGCAGGTGGCCGCCGGCGAGGGCGCGGCGCGAGCCGTGATCACCAAGATCCCGGTGCGGCCCGGCGACGCCGTACGTGCCGGCCGGGTCCTGATGGAGGTCTCCGGACGGCCCGTGTTCACCCTGGAAGGCAGCCTGCCCGTCTACCGTGACCTGCGTCCGGGCGCGACCGGCGACGACGTACGCCAACTCCAGCGCGCGCTGCGGCAACTCGGCCACAGCACCGCGCCCGACACGGCGGGCCGCTTCGGCTCCGGCACGAAGGCCGCGCTCAACTCCTTCTACCGGTCCGTGGGTTACGACCCGGTGCCGGCGCAGGAAGGCGAGGGCGACCTGGTCGAGGACGCCCGGACCCAGGTCACCATGGCCGAGCGCGCTCTGGAGGACGCCGAGGGCACCCCCGAGGCCCCGACCGACGCCGGCGCGGGCGCGGGCGATGACGGCGACAGCCGGCGGAAGGCCGTCACCCGGGCGCGGGAGGACCTGGCGGCCGCGCTGAAGAAGCTGACGGCCGCCGAGGAGGCCGCCGGCCCGATGCTGCCCGCCGCCGAGGTCGTGTTCCTGAAGAGCTTCCCGGCCCGCGTGGACTCGGTGTCCGCGAAGGTCGGCGGCGAGGCGACCGGGACCGCGATGAAGCTGTCCGCCGGCCGGCTCGTCGTACAGGCGCACGTCCCCGAGTACCAGAAGGACCTCATCCGCCCCGGGAGCGCGGCGGAGATCTACTCCGAGGTGACCGGCGCGTCCGCCAAGGGCCGGGTCGCGTCCGTCTCCGACGCTCCCGTGCAGGCCGGCACCACGGGCGGCGAGGCGCAGGGATCACAGGGAGACGCCGCACAGGCCGGGTCCGGAGCGACCGGCTGGCTCGTGGAGATCACCCCCGGTACGCCGCTGAACGCCGACCTGACCGGCCAGGACGTACGCGTCACCGTCATCGCGGCCTCCACGGAAGGAAAGGCGCTCGTCGTGCCGATCACGGCGATCAGCTCCGGCGCGGACGGGCGGACCACCGTGACCGTGGTCGGGGCCGCCGGCGACCGGCGCCGGGTGGAGGTACGCGCGGGCACGGCCGGGGACGGTTTCGTGGCCGTCACGCCGTCGGCGGGCGGCACGCTCGCCCCGGGCGACCAGGTGATCACGGGCGTGTCCCGCGAAGGGACCTCCCCGTGA